TAATCGAAGACGTGGAAATTCCCCCTGGAAAATACGTTCCCTCTGGTTCCATTATCACCAATCAGCAACAAGCCGATCGCTTACCCAATGTCACGGATGCCGATCTCAGCTTCGCCACTCATGTCATTGGTGTGAACCAATCTCTCAAAGCCGGTTATCAGTGTTCTGAAAACGCTTCTTGTATTAACCCCATCCGTAATGAATCTTCTGGGAATGGCAGTGGTCGCGATCGCTCCTATGCCAATCTCGGCGGTGGGAATTTATCCTCGGAAATCGTTCAGCAAATTGGCGATCTCTTAGCCAAAGGCTTCAAAATTGGCACAGAACACGCCGATGCTCGTCGCTTCCGTACTGGATCTTGGAAGAGTGGATCTCCCATCAATGGGAAGAGTACCGGGGAAGTCGTGGCTGCGTTAGAAGCTTGCCTGAGAGAACACACTGGAGAATATGTCCGTTTGTTAGGCATTGATTCCAAAGCCAAACGCCGTGTAGTTGAAGAAATTATTCAACGTCCCGATGGCCCCGTTGTTGCCAAATCCAGTAATGGTAAAGTCAGTGTTGCCGCCTCTGCTCCTTCCAGTTCTGCTAGTAGTGGCAGTTCTGATTTAGGAGCACAAATTGGAGATCTCTTAGCCAAAGGCTTCAAAATTGGCACAGAATATGCTGATGCCCGTCGCTTCCGTACGGGATCTTGGCGCAGTGGCCCCAGCATTTCGGGTTCAGGAGTAGCCGATGCCCTATCTAAATTAGATGCCATTATCAGTGAGCATCCTGGGGAATATGTGCGCTTGATTGGGATTGACCCCAAAAACAAACGCCGGGTGCTCGAAGAAATTATCCAACGTCCCGATGGCAAAGTGGTTAAAACCGCTTCAACTTCAGCCCCTGCATCCAGCAGTAGCGCCAGTGTAGCCCCGGTTTCCAGTGGCAAACTCGGCAACAACGTCACCGAGCAAGTGCGGGATCTGTTAGCCAAAGGCTACAAAATTGGCACAGAACACGCTGATGCTCGTCGCTTCCGCACCGGATCTTGGAAGAGTTGCTCTCCAATTCAATCGAACAATATCTCTGAAGTGATGAGTGCTTTAAACGGTTGTTTAAACGAACATAGCGGCGAGTATGTCCGGTTGATTGGGATTGACTCAAAAGCCAAACGTCGGGTACTGGAGGAAATTATCCAACGTCCCTAAGATCCAGTTTCCTGTTGAAACGCTAGAGGTTCCAGCAACAATGAACATATCGCCACCGCAACTCCTAAACCCTGACGTTTATGTGAGTGGCGATGTCACCATCGATCCCAGTGCAACCCTTGCACCCGGGGTAATCTTACAAGCGGCAACCGATAGTCAGCTTCGGATTGCTGCGGGAGTTTGTGTGGGCCGGGGAGTTATTATTCAGGCTTATCACGGTATCCTAGAAATAGAGGCAGGTGTTGTGTTGGGGTCGGGGGTGTTAATTGTGGGGGCGGGAACCCTGGGGGAAAACGCCTGTATTGGTTCAGAAACAACGATTTTTGAGAGTTCTATTGCCCCTCAACAAGTCGTTGCCGCGAGATCTGTGATTGGCGATTGCTCTGGTGAATTAGAACCCCAACAGGTATCTGTGCCACCGGAACCTCCGCTCACCCCATCACCGCAAATCCTTTCTGGTTTTGGTGAATTGTCCGATCCTCTGTTAGAGTTAGCTTCTTTTCCTTCAGAACCCCAAATAATTTCGGCTTTGGAGGAAAAGCCGGCTCAACCTTCAGATGTTTTATCGGTTCCTGCTGAACCAGAACCGGCGATTGCTCCTTCCCCCGAAAAATCGGAAGAATCCGCTCTGGTTCCTCAGTCCCCAGAATCGGTGGAACTGTTACCCCAGCCACTCCCTCCGATTATTTATGGCAAGGAACACCTCAGTCAGTTATTGGATACCTTACTTCCCCATCGCAAAGCCTTTAATAATCCCCAGAATTGAAGGGTGTTGGATGTTGGTTGTCGGTTAACCGTCAACACTCAACAGTCAACACCCCTCTTCCCGACCCATCGGAATGATTGAAAATGGACACAAACAGACAAAATTCCGGTTCTTCTGAACGCTCCGTTCAGAACGAATTTAGAGATATGGCTCTGGGTTTAGTTTCGACTCAGAGCTTCCCGGCGATTGTGGGAACGGCTGATATGATGCTCAAGTCCGCCGGAGTTCATTTAGTGGGATATGAGAAAATTGGGGGGGGACATTGTACAGCGATTGTCCGGGGAAAAATTTCTGAGGTACGGTTAGCGGTGGAAACCGGGGCGCAAACCGCTAAACAATTTGGTCAATTTATCTCTACATTAGTGATTCCTCGACCGTTTCCCAATTTAGAAATCGTGCTTCCCATTAGTTCCCGATTATCCCATCTCACTAACGGGGGGGCAAGTCATCGTTTGAGTAATCAGGCGGTAGGATTACTAGAAACACGCGGATTTCCGGCGATGGTAGGGGCGGCGGATGCCATGTTAAAAGCAGCAGATGTGCGTCTGATGTCCTATGAACGCATTGGGGCGGGGTTGTGTACGGCGATTATTCGCGGCCCGGTGTCCGATGTGGCGATGGCCGTTGAAGCGGGAATGTTTGAAGCCGAACGCATTGGCGAGTTAAACGCGGTGATGGTAATTCCGCGACCGTTGGAAGATTTGGATCAAACCTTACCGTTAGCCAGTTGTTGGATCGAACAACGTCAACCGTTGAGAGTACCCATTAATGTGAAGGAACCGGAGAAAGAAGTTGTTCAACTCCCCGATTTACAAAAGTTAGAGGTTCCGGTGGAAGAAGAATATTTTTAACAATCCCAAGACTCCTAAAATAGAGATCTAGGTTTCAAAAAAAAATATATATAATGTTCGGCGATTACTTGCATTTTGTCCACCAGATGCCGGATAGCAGTATCGTCTATCAGGGCGAGTACCATCCAGGATTGGTTATTCTTTCCATCGCCATTGCTATTTTTACCTCCTATACCGCCTTTTTGATGAGCCAGTTTGCTGAACGGGTTAGGGCTCAACACATTCGTAATACCCTGTTTTCCTTAAGTGGAGTGGCAATGGGAATCGGCATCTGGGCTATGCACTTCATTGGAATGCTAGGGTTTCACCTGCCTTGCGGTATCAACTATGATCCTGGGGTGACAGCCCTATCGATGGTTCCGGGTGTAGCTGCCAGCGTCTATGCGATGCACTTCATTACCCGTTCCCGCCCCAGTTTCAAAGTCTTGCTAATTGCAGGGACATTATTTGGGCTTGGCATTGGTACAATGCACTATACAGGCATGGCAGCCATGCGATTGGATGGCTTGATTCGCTACAATGTCTTCCGCTTCACCTTCTCAATTGTAGTCGCGATCATTTTAGCTGTAACCGCGCTGTGGTTCCGCTTCTATATGAGTCAACGGTTTTCAGTAGCAGCGAGTCGCTATACCTTAACCATTTCAGCCGTAATCATGGGACTGGCAACATCGGCTATGCACTATTCTGGAATGACTGCTGCTTATTTCCTGCCAAACTCCGTCAGTCATAACTCTATTACTGGCGTTGAACCCCATATTATTGTCATTACCGTCACCCTAGCCACTACATTACTCACAGGGATTGTGATGCTGGTGGTATTACATGAAACGGCATTGCAACGGGATCAAAGTAAGGCTTTGGCAGAAACGGAAGCCTGGTATCGAGGAATAATTGAATATGCTCCTGATGGGATGCTTGTGATTGACTCCAAGGGGATTATTATCCTGGCTAACACTTCCCTAGCCACCATGTTTGGATATGAGACTCATCAGTTAATCGGTCAGCCAATCCACAGACTGGGACTGGATGAAGTCTGTGCATACCATTTTGACTGTGCAAATTGTAACTCACACCTAGAACCCGCTTGTCAGATCGGCATTCACAATCGAGAAGTGCTGGGTCTGCGTTACGACGGTTCCTCCTTTCCCGTTGAAGTGGGACTTGCCCGTTTGCCGGCCTTGGGAGAACACGATATCAGTATATTTGCCTCAGTCCGCGACATTACAGCCCGTAAACAAGCTGAATTGGAAATTACTCGCCAGCGTGAACACCTTCAGTCCATTCTCGATAAAGCTCCGGTTGGAGTCGCGATCACCGTCGATGGCATTACCCGGTTTGCGAACCAACGTATTGCCGACTTGGTGGATCTCAAGATCGGGGACTCCCCAGCCAAAATCTATGTTGATCCCTCGGTTCGCCCTCAAATGCTGGCGGAACTGCAACGCCAGGGCATCTATGAA
The Planktothrix tepida PCC 9214 DNA segment above includes these coding regions:
- a CDS encoding ribulose bisphosphate carboxylase small subunit, with product MAVRGLAAPPTPWSKNLAEPKIDPTAYVHSFSNIIGDVRIGAHVLVAPGTSIRADEGSPFAIGENSNIQDGVVIHGLEEGRVKGDDGQNYSVWIGKNSSITHMALIHGPAYVGDNCFIGFRSTVFNSRVGNGCIVMMHVLIEDVEIPPGKYVPSGSIITNQQQADRLPNVTDADLSFATHVIGVNQSLKAGYQCSENASCINPIRNESSGNGSGRDRSYANLGGGNLSSEIVQQIGDLLAKGFKIGTEHADARRFRTGSWKSGSPINGKSTGEVVAALEACLREHTGEYVRLLGIDSKAKRRVVEEIIQRPDGPVVAKSSNGKVSVAASAPSSSASSGSSDLGAQIGDLLAKGFKIGTEYADARRFRTGSWRSGPSISGSGVADALSKLDAIISEHPGEYVRLIGIDPKNKRRVLEEIIQRPDGKVVKTASTSAPASSSSASVAPVSSGKLGNNVTEQVRDLLAKGYKIGTEHADARRFRTGSWKSCSPIQSNNISEVMSALNGCLNEHSGEYVRLIGIDSKAKRRVLEEIIQRP
- a CDS encoding carbon dioxide-concentrating mechanism protein, with the protein product MDTNRQNSGSSERSVQNEFRDMALGLVSTQSFPAIVGTADMMLKSAGVHLVGYEKIGGGHCTAIVRGKISEVRLAVETGAQTAKQFGQFISTLVIPRPFPNLEIVLPISSRLSHLTNGGASHRLSNQAVGLLETRGFPAMVGAADAMLKAADVRLMSYERIGAGLCTAIIRGPVSDVAMAVEAGMFEAERIGELNAVMVIPRPLEDLDQTLPLASCWIEQRQPLRVPINVKEPEKEVVQLPDLQKLEVPVEEEYF